In Corynebacterium guangdongense, one DNA window encodes the following:
- a CDS encoding sulfurtransferase: MNPLITVDELGDQLLLDVRYPGPGSPVDGRAAYRAAHIPGAVYLDMDTVLAAPHLPGETGRHPLPSPETLQAGLRAAGVDEDSAIVVYDDWNSIAAARAWWLLRHAGLRDVRVLDGGWRAWTGPTESGEVTPEPGTVTVAYGSRSLLDATSAAAFDGLLLDARPANRYRGEDETIDPVAGHIPGAVSLPALDLVSGGRLRPADELAAVFVDHGVTAPGQAGAYCGSGLQASLVALAASVAGVDEDLAVYAGSWSDWITDPARPVAR; encoded by the coding sequence ATGAACCCACTGATCACCGTCGACGAGCTCGGCGACCAGCTGCTCCTCGACGTGCGCTACCCCGGCCCCGGCTCCCCGGTCGACGGGCGGGCCGCCTACCGCGCGGCCCATATCCCCGGCGCGGTCTACCTGGACATGGACACCGTCCTCGCCGCCCCGCACCTGCCCGGTGAGACCGGCCGCCATCCGCTGCCCTCGCCGGAGACGCTGCAGGCGGGGCTGCGGGCCGCGGGTGTCGACGAAGATTCCGCGATCGTGGTCTACGACGACTGGAACTCCATTGCCGCCGCCCGCGCCTGGTGGCTGCTGCGCCACGCCGGCCTGCGCGACGTCCGCGTCCTCGACGGCGGCTGGCGGGCCTGGACCGGCCCGACCGAGTCCGGCGAGGTCACCCCGGAACCGGGCACCGTCACCGTCGCCTACGGCTCCCGCTCGCTTCTCGACGCCACCTCCGCCGCCGCCTTCGACGGCCTGCTTCTCGACGCCCGCCCCGCCAACCGCTACCGCGGCGAGGACGAGACCATCGACCCCGTCGCCGGCCACATCCCGGGGGCGGTGAGTCTGCCCGCCCTGGACCTGGTCTCCGGGGGCCGGCTGCGGCCCGCCGACGAGCTGGCCGCGGTCTTCGTCGACCACGGCGTTACCGCCCCCGGCCAGGCGGGCGCCTACTGCGGATCCGGCCTGCAGGCCTCGCTGGTGGCGCTGGCGGCCAGCGTCGCCGGCGTCGACGAGGACCTCGCGGTCTACGCCGGCAGCTGGAGCGACTGGATCACGGATCCCGCCCGCCCCGTGGCGAGATAG
- a CDS encoding zinc-binding alcohol dehydrogenase family protein → MTHLSIGVQSSRFVEREVETPAATGHDLLVEVEAVSVNPLDVAVAGGAGDGTVLGFDAAGTVRAVGPDVTLFRPGDRVMYAGQIDRPGSNQRYQLVDERITGPAPRTVSWAEAAALPLTSITAWESLVDHLGLDEHSEGTLLVVGATGGVGYVMLQLVEELMPKVTVVATASDEERATWVRMLGAEHTVNHREPDLAEQILEVAPEGVDWVFSAHSRGMGQTYARVVKPFGHIVGVDAGLEDFQVLKIKGIAWHWESMFARPLHRTPDMVEQHRLLAHVATLVEDDLLEPVIAQELSPINAENLTRAHEIVRGGRSAGKVVLSGWEE, encoded by the coding sequence ATGACACACCTGAGCATCGGAGTCCAGAGCTCGCGCTTCGTGGAACGCGAGGTGGAGACCCCCGCCGCCACCGGCCACGACCTGCTGGTCGAGGTCGAGGCCGTCTCCGTCAACCCCCTCGACGTGGCCGTCGCGGGCGGCGCCGGGGACGGCACCGTCCTCGGCTTCGACGCCGCCGGCACCGTCCGCGCGGTCGGCCCGGACGTGACGCTGTTTCGGCCCGGCGACCGGGTCATGTACGCCGGCCAGATCGACCGGCCGGGCAGCAACCAGCGCTACCAGCTCGTCGACGAGCGCATCACCGGCCCCGCCCCCCGCACGGTGTCCTGGGCGGAGGCCGCCGCGCTGCCCCTGACCAGCATCACCGCCTGGGAGAGCCTCGTCGACCACCTCGGCCTCGACGAGCACAGCGAGGGGACCCTACTCGTCGTCGGCGCCACCGGCGGCGTGGGCTACGTCATGCTCCAGCTGGTCGAGGAGCTGATGCCGAAGGTCACGGTCGTCGCCACCGCCTCCGACGAGGAGCGGGCGACGTGGGTGCGGATGCTGGGCGCCGAGCACACCGTCAACCACCGCGAACCCGACCTCGCGGAGCAGATTCTCGAGGTCGCGCCCGAGGGGGTCGACTGGGTGTTCAGCGCGCACTCGCGGGGCATGGGGCAGACCTACGCGCGCGTCGTCAAGCCTTTCGGGCACATCGTCGGCGTCGACGCCGGCCTCGAGGACTTCCAGGTGCTCAAGATCAAGGGCATCGCCTGGCACTGGGAGTCGATGTTCGCGCGCCCGCTGCACCGCACCCCGGACATGGTGGAGCAGCACCGGCTGCTGGCGCATGTCGCCACGCTCGTGGAGGACGACCTGCTCGAACCGGTCATCGCGCAGGAGCTGAGTCCCATCAACGCCGAGAACCTCACCCGCGCCCACGAGATCGTGCGCGGCGGCCGCAGCGCCGGCAAGGTGGTGCTCAGCGGGTGGGAAGAATAA